In one window of Kitasatospora sp. MMS16-BH015 DNA:
- a CDS encoding IS5 family transposase, whose amino-acid sequence MSDAEWAVVRPLLPVPGWLRGRGGQPEAYCHRTILDAIRYLVDNGTKWRAMPADFPPWDRVYAFFRRWRDHGLVRELHDRLRRKAREQAGRDPEPSAGVIDSQSVKADAVVGRDSRGFDGGKLINGRKRHAVVDTLGLLLAVMVTAADIGDRAAAQVLLAQVAAAHHRLALVWADGGYTGSLVEYGFTVLALVLAIVKRSDDMRGFVVLPKRWIVERFFAHLMRSRRLVRDFERSTGSAEAMVYWSATMLMTRRLARPRPSRA is encoded by the coding sequence ATGTCCGATGCGGAGTGGGCGGTGGTGCGGCCGCTGCTGCCGGTGCCGGGCTGGCTGCGCGGGCGGGGCGGGCAGCCGGAGGCGTACTGCCACCGCACGATACTGGACGCGATCCGCTACCTCGTCGACAACGGAACGAAGTGGCGGGCCATGCCGGCTGACTTCCCGCCGTGGGACCGGGTCTACGCGTTCTTCCGGCGCTGGCGTGACCACGGTCTGGTCCGGGAGTTGCACGACCGGCTCCGCCGTAAGGCCCGCGAGCAGGCCGGGCGGGACCCGGAGCCGAGCGCGGGCGTGATCGACTCCCAGTCGGTCAAGGCGGACGCCGTCGTCGGCCGTGACAGCCGCGGCTTCGACGGCGGCAAGCTGATCAATGGCCGCAAGCGGCACGCCGTGGTCGACACCCTCGGCCTGCTCCTCGCGGTGATGGTCACCGCAGCGGACATCGGCGACCGCGCCGCCGCGCAGGTTCTGCTCGCCCAGGTGGCCGCCGCACACCACCGGCTGGCGCTGGTCTGGGCCGACGGCGGCTACACGGGCAGCCTCGTCGAGTACGGCTTCACCGTCCTCGCCCTGGTCCTGGCCATCGTCAAACGCAGTGACGACATGCGCGGCTTCGTCGTGCTGCCCAAGCGGTGGATCGTGGAGCGGTTCTTCGCCCACCTGATGCGAAGCCGCCGCCTCGTGCGGGACTTCGAACGGTCCACCGGCAGCGCGGAGGCGATGGTCTACTGGTCGGCGACGATGCTCATGACCCGCCGCCTGGCCCGGCCAAGGCCATCGCGAGCGTGA
- a CDS encoding SGNH/GDSL hydrolase family protein has protein sequence MQNDGARPTPGGPGRSAPITSYAALGDSFTEGLNDPGPGGNFAGWADRLARLLAERRPVTASGHYDLRYANLAVRGRLLDQIVAEQVPQVEQLQPDLVSICAGGNDILRPGTDPDEVAERFERAIELLTPHAGRVLIFTGFDTRATPVLKHLRGKIAIYNSNLRAIADRHDLLVADLWGLRSVQDRRAWSEDRLHLSPQGHQRVAELAARALGVPADDPEAPWPHTAPHSSAELRRENIQWAREFLLPWVGRRVRGESSGDRLTAKRPEPELIPR, from the coding sequence ATGCAGAATGATGGCGCACGGCCGACACCAGGCGGACCCGGGCGGTCCGCACCGATCACCTCGTACGCGGCGCTCGGGGACAGCTTCACCGAAGGCCTCAACGATCCCGGTCCCGGCGGGAATTTCGCGGGCTGGGCTGACCGGCTGGCCCGGTTGCTGGCCGAACGCCGCCCGGTGACAGCGTCCGGGCATTACGACCTGCGGTATGCCAACCTGGCGGTCCGCGGCCGCCTGCTGGACCAGATCGTCGCCGAACAGGTGCCGCAGGTCGAACAGCTTCAACCCGATCTGGTCAGCATCTGCGCGGGCGGCAACGACATCTTGCGCCCCGGCACCGACCCGGACGAGGTCGCGGAACGGTTCGAGCGCGCGATCGAGCTGCTCACGCCGCACGCCGGCCGAGTGCTCATCTTCACCGGCTTCGACACCCGGGCGACACCGGTCCTGAAGCACCTGCGAGGCAAGATCGCCATCTACAACTCCAACCTGCGCGCCATCGCCGACCGGCACGATCTGCTGGTCGCGGACCTGTGGGGACTGCGCTCGGTGCAGGACCGGCGGGCGTGGAGCGAGGACCGGCTCCACCTCTCGCCCCAGGGTCACCAGCGGGTCGCCGAACTAGCAGCCCGAGCCCTCGGCGTGCCCGCGGACGACCCGGAGGCGCCGTGGCCTCACACCGCCCCGCACTCCAGCGCGGAGCTGCGACGGGAGAACATCCAGTGGGCGCGCGAGTTCCTCCTGCCGTGGGTCGGCCGCCGAGTGCGCGGCGAATCCTCCGGCGACCGGCTCACGGCGAAGCGCCCGGAGCCGGAGTTGATCCCGCGCTGA
- a CDS encoding FAD-dependent monooxygenase — MPDARPGPTGARWSFGRVTLLGDAAHPMFPMGMDGGSQSIIDARALAWCLAKDEEPVAALRRYDQIRREVVNRVVLRNRELGPEEIIARAVECGGALPGPQAALISRDYKRVARFTTEHVNAGASWTVPRSDAGRARVRSR, encoded by the coding sequence ATACCCGATGCTCGACCGGGACCCACTGGCGCGCGCTGGAGCTTCGGCCGGGTCACGCTGCTCGGCGACGCGGCACACCCGATGTTCCCGATGGGCATGGACGGCGGCTCGCAGTCCATCATCGACGCCCGGGCGTTGGCCTGGTGCCTGGCCAAGGACGAGGAACCGGTGGCCGCGCTGCGCCGCTATGACCAGATCCGCCGCGAGGTGGTCAACCGAGTCGTTCTGCGCAACCGGGAGTTGGGCCCCGAGGAGATCATCGCCCGGGCCGTGGAATGCGGTGGAGCGCTGCCCGGTCCGCAGGCCGCGCTGATCTCGCGTGACTACAAGCGGGTGGCGCGGTTCACCACCGAACACGTCAATGCCGGCGCATCCTGGACGGTGCCCCGCAGCGACGCCGGCCGGGCCAGGGTCCGATCCAGGTGA
- a CDS encoding GNAT family N-acetyltransferase: MLTDHWPLLGLRLTTPRLELRLPDEEQLAALAELAAEGVHEPERMPFLVPWTDLPPAERARSVVQHHWLRLGTWTPADWALTLTVLRDGRVIGLQTLAAREFALLRQVSTASWLGLRHQGQGFGTEMRAAVLHLAFAGLQAEEAVSGALEGSHASYAVSAKHGYRPDGVEHHVVRGARVTNRRLRLLRSDWEQHRAVPVTLTGLEPCLPLFGVTGVG; this comes from the coding sequence ATGCTGACCGACCACTGGCCCCTGCTGGGGCTCCGCCTGACCACGCCCCGCCTGGAGCTCCGGCTACCGGACGAGGAGCAGTTGGCCGCCTTGGCCGAGCTCGCCGCCGAGGGGGTCCACGAGCCCGAACGGATGCCCTTCCTGGTGCCCTGGACGGACCTCCCGCCCGCCGAACGGGCCCGCTCGGTGGTGCAGCACCACTGGCTGCGCCTGGGCACCTGGACGCCCGCCGACTGGGCCCTCACCCTCACCGTCCTGCGGGACGGCCGGGTGATCGGCCTGCAGACCCTGGCCGCCCGGGAGTTCGCCCTGCTCCGCCAGGTCAGCACCGCCTCCTGGCTCGGTCTCCGCCATCAGGGCCAGGGCTTCGGCACCGAGATGCGCGCGGCCGTCCTGCACCTGGCCTTCGCCGGCCTGCAGGCCGAGGAGGCCGTCTCGGGCGCCCTCGAGGGCAGCCACGCCTCCTACGCGGTCTCCGCCAAGCACGGTTACCGGCCGGACGGTGTCGAACACCACGTGGTGCGGGGCGCTCGGGTCACCAACCGCCGTCTCCGCCTGCTCCGTTCGGACTGGGAGCAGCACCGCGCCGTCCCCGTGACCCTCACCGGTCTCGAACCCTGCCTGCCGCTCTTCGGGGTGACCGGGGTGGGGTAG